The bacterium DNA window CGGCTCGGACAACATGATGAATGCTACCCTCTATCTGGCCTTTCAGCCGACGGAGAAGATTGCACTGCGCTACACGCAGGATATTGTTGGAACTTACTTCGGCGTGCACCGCTTCGAAGCGTACGGCATGGCTCATCTGCTGCCGTTCCACGGGTATGTTAAGGCCGGGCAGTTTCAGGAAAACTATGGCTGGGGCTTCGCCGACCACACGGCCTTTGTACGCACGGGTCTGTGGGAAGGTTACAATGGCGTTGTCAGCAGCGGCGGCGGAACACCGGTTCCCCCCATTCCTCCCCGGTATGGGGTGGGTGGCGAAATCGGTTTTTCGCCCAGCCATATCAACGTGACCGCCTCTTATACCGAAACGGCGGATCCGCCGCTTGAACCGGGCCCGCAGGACTCTCAGAAACGCTGGACCGGACGGATCATGGCTCAGGAAGGAATTCAGAAGCTGGGGCTGGAGTTCACCGGCGGTGTCAGTGGATGGTACGCGCCCGCGTTTGGCGGAGATTCCACCCGGCAGAAATGGTGGGGTGGTTTCGGCGGCATTGGCTGGCAGGGACTTCCCGACAAGTTCGGCTGCACCCGTGGCTTCGGATTTCTGACCACCGCCGCGCTGTTCGAATATGACCGCAAAGCATGGACTCCCATCTCTATCGGCCAGGCGGTCACCAGCGCCTACAGCACGACGCAGGTTTCGGTGATGGTGCAGCCGGGTGTGTGGGTGCTGGGCGCTTACGACTGGCTGGACAACACGGGCAAGAAGGACGGCAACGAAGCGCAGCGGTATTCGGTAGGCTTGCAGATTTTCCCGTGGCCGTGGGTGGACATCTCGCCGATGTATCGCCTGTACAAGCAACCCGCCATCAATGGCGTGAAGCGGGACATCCGCCACGCCGAATTGCAGGCGCATTTCCTGTTTTAAGCTCGAGCGCGATGATTGGAAAGAGGCGGCCAATGCGGGCCGCCTCTTTTTGTGTATACTTCTTGTTGCAACCCCCCTTCATCCCCCCTTATTCTAAGGGGGGAGACCCGACCCCCCTGAATCCCCCCGTAAACGGGGGGCAAGGGGCTTTAGCCCCTTGTCTTGCCCTTCCCCCTTTTGAAAAAGGGGGAATCAGAAGGGGGTTCTGAATTTCGCCCGCACCCGGAGGGTGCGGAGTAGTACGCTTTTGGCTTACGACCGAATCATGATCAGCAGCATCTTGAACTTCTGCACGGCTTTGACGGCGTGGGGAATATTGGCGGGCATGATAGCGGTTTGTCCGGCGGCGGTGGGAACGGATTTGCCACCGATAATCAGTTCCGCTTCACCGTCGAGCACCTGTACAATGGCGTCGAACGGCGCGGTGTGCTCGCTCAATTCCTGCCCTTTGTCGAAGGCAAACAGCGTGAGCGTGCCCGTGGGCCGTTTGATAAGGGTGCGGCTGACCACCGAGCCATCGCCATATTGTACCAGTTCGGCCAGATTCAGAGCTTCCGCAGTAGGAGCATTGTATTCTTCAGCCATAATTATCCTCGCTTTTTTCCGATTGAGACCATATAGAGGGGATCCGATTCCATGCGGAGCATCTCTTTTACCGCATCTTCATTCAAATAACCGACCGCCACCGAGCCCAGGCCCAGCGCTTCAGCCTGCAGGTGGACATTCTGCACCGCGTGTCCCATTTCCATTAGCACATAGCGCAGCGCCATGCCGCCGTACTGTTTTTCCATGCGCGCGGTCACGGTGCCAAGCACCAGATTTACGCCAACGGTTTTGATAAAGTCCTGCTTGGTGGAGAGATCGAACAGTTTCTCGCCGAAGTCTCCGAGGACGATCTGTTCGACCACATGCGCTTCCAGGCCGGGCAGATAGTGATAGATGCCGGGGGCAAGGCCGTCCACGTGGGAGACTACGGCATAGATTTCGAGGGGGAAGATGGCGCCGGCGGACGGCACCGTGCGAAAGCCTTCTTGTGAGGTAATTCCCTGGCAGGACCAGAGCAGTTGGCTGAACTGCTGCAAGGTCAGCGGGTCGGAGGTATACTCTCGAATAGAACGGCGCACATGCAGCGCCTGTTCCACGGAAAAGGAACTTTTGAAGTTGGGCGGCGGCAGCACAAGTGTCTTTAAGGCGCGCGCCGTGGGATGTTCAAGGGACATAGGTGTGTTTCCGAAAGAAAGCTTGTGCCACGCGGGGTAAAAACACCCCACGCGGCGGTCAGATATTCCCGGCACGCGGGAGCGTGCCGGTCAGTGGGGGGTTGATGATAACAGAAAATTGCGGATGGCCGCCGCGTAGTTTTCGAAGCCCATCGTCTGCGGAACGTTGGTGTGCGTCGCGTCATGGATCAGGTCCAGCGTTTTCGGCGGCGGCGCGTTCTCATAGACAAGGCGGCCATTGGTTTGCCACGGCACATAGTCATCGGCATCACCGTGGAGTTGCAGATAGGGTGTGTGGATGGCCCGGATGCGAGAGGCATTGTCCATATTGTCATCGATCACAAAACTGCCGGGCAGATCGAGCGGCGTGGCGGTGTGGAACAGGGCTTCACCACTGGCAAAGGGCGCTTCGGCGATCAGGCAAAGCGGATAGCTGTGCGCGGAGGCGGCAGCCAGATCTATCGAGACCACATTGCCTAAAGAGTAACCGTAAAAGAACAGCCTGGTAGTGTCTGCATGCAGGGTGTTGACCACATAATCCAGCGCCGCCCGGCCATCGGCATACAAACCTGACGCGGACGGTGTGCCCTCGCTGCGGCCATAGCCCCGGTAATCAAAGATGAAGCAGCGGATGCCCATCTTGTAGAACAGTTCCACGCGATCCCAGTACTCTTCGATGTTCTCCTTGTTGCCGTGGCAATAGAGCACCGTGTAGCCCGTGTCCAGACTGTCCGTGCGGAAGGTGTAGAAGCCGTAGAGCGTGTTGCCTTCGGAATCGAAGGTGTACATCGCGCGGTTGGATTCGGGGATCACCGCCGTGGACAGATCGTAGCGGTCAATCTTCTTCTGGTTGAAGAGGAAGGAATCGAGAGAGCAGGAACACAGAAGCCAGGAAACCAAGATGCCAAGAAGCCACCCCCACCCCCATCTAACTTCCCCCACCCCCATCCCAGCCTTCCCCCACTGAAGTAGGGGAAGGAGACGAGAGCAGAACCCCCTTCTGATTCCCCCTTTTTCAAAGGGGGAAGGGCAGATCGGGTCTCCCCCCTTATAATAAGGGGGGACCAAGGGGGGTGCGCTTCTCCAGCTCATTTCATCCCTCCCAGCTCGATGGTCAGGCCGAATTGCGGGGAGATGGCGCCGTGTTCGTTGATGCCGTGGTAATCCACCGGAGTGAAATGATTGTCGCGGTTCAACGCCAGCCACTGCAACTCACCGTAGAGGTTGAAGCGGCCCATGCGGTACGAAGTGCCCGCATACAGCGAGGAGATGTACAGCGGATGATGGGAAAGCTGAAAGGTGTTGTGCAGTCCAGCATACGGCACCCAGCGCGCACCGATGGGATGGGCAATGGCCGCCGAAATTTCCGGATAGGCTCGCGCGGCGGTAAAATCGGAGAAGAACAGCACGTCTGCCGTAACCGACGGAACCCAGCGGTTGGTCGGTAGTTGGGGGAAATAGGTGAGGCCGGGAGTGATTCCCAGGAACTTGAAGGCTGCCGCCAGCACATGCAGATCCGCATGGGCATCGAGGCGGTCGGTGATGCCGTAGGTGGCGCCCGCCATGGCATAGGGAATGGGAATCACCGCGCCGTAGGCGTTGACGAGCGGGCCGCCCACCGACGCGCTGGCCTGCATCCGCCCTGCTCCCACCGGCAGGTTGTGCATCTGCGCACCGCAGCCGATGACAAAAAGAAGGGGTAGAATAACGAAGAGTTTTAGCATTCTGATCGCCGGATTAAGTGGCCGGTCCCATCCTGCCACATGTCGCGTGCGCCCATACGGCGGGACAGAGCCCGCCGCCTACTCTAATGGTGTAACATACAACTTTCGGGGAACATCGGCAACTGGTTGCTTTTCTTGCTCGCTTTAGGTACTTTACAACTGAAGTAAATTCCTACATCTTATACAATCTCAAGAGAATAGCTCATGGCTGACCTCTTTCCTTTGGTGGTTCCGGGAGCGGCCACACGCGGCAAACCGCTCGAGGTGCATGCACCTTATGACGGCCATCTGATTGCCACCTGCGAAACGGCGGATTGGGCTGCCGCGGACAAGGCTCTTTCTACGGCTGAAGCACTCTATCGCCATCGCGATCAGTGGCTGCCACTACCGGAACGGCTGGCCATTCTGAACGGGCTGATGAGCCTGCTGCAACAGCATCAGGAAGAATTGGCCTTGGAAGCGGCCCGCGAAGGCGGAAAGCCGCTGATGGATTCGCGGATTGAAGCGGCTCGCGCCGTGGACAGCATCCGCGTGTGCATCGAGACCATGCGCACGGACTACGGGCACGGCATTCCCATGAATCTGAATGCGGCCTCCAAGAACCGTCTGGCAGTGACGCGCTTCGAGCCCATTGGCCCGGTGCTGGCGCTCAGCGCCTTCAATCATCCGCTGAATCTGATTGCCCATCAGGTCGGCCCGGCCATTGCCGCGGGCTGCCCGTGTATTGTCAAACCCGCCGAGGCCACGCCGCTCTCCTGCATCCGCTTTGTGCGCATGCTTTATGAAGCAGGTTTGCCCGAGGAGTGGTGCCAGTGTGTGATTGCCGAAAATCTCGACGTGGTGCAGAAAATGGTGGCCGATCCGCGTGTGGCGTTTGTGTCGTTCATCGGCAGTGCGCGTGTGGGCTGGATGCTGCGCTCGACGCTGGCTCCTGGAACGCGCGTGGCCTTGGAGCACGGCGGTGTGGCTCCGGTGATCGTATCTTCAGATGCCAGCCTCGAAGAGGCCGTGCCGATGATTGCCAAGGGTGGGTTCTATCATGCGGGGCAGGTGTGCGTGTCGGTGCAGCGGGTGTTTGTGCACGAATCCATTGCTCACAGTTTTGCCGAAAAGCTGGCGGAGCGGGCAAAGAAAATGAAGATCGGCGATCCGACCTTGCCGGAGACGGAGATCGGCCCGCTGATCCGCAAGAGCGAAGTGGGGCGCGTGGACGAGTGGATCAAGGAAGCGGTGCAGGGTGGCGCGGAATTGCTGTGCGGGGGGAAGAAAATCTCAGATTCCTGCTATGAAGCGACGGTGCTGTACAATCCTCCGGCGCAGGCGCGCGTAACCCGGGAAGAGGTGTTTGGTCCCGTGGTGTGCGTGTATCCCTTTGCAGATCTTGACGAAGCGATTGCGCGCGCCAATGATTCGCCGTTTGCGTTTCAGTCGGCGGTGTTCACCAAAAATCTCGACACGGCGCTTCGCTGCTATGCGCGGCTGAAGTCCTCAGCGGTGATGGTCAATGATCACACCGCCTTCCGCGTGGATTGGATGCCGTTTGCCGGTCTTGAGCAGTCCGGCCACGGCGTGGGCGGCATCCCGTATACGATCCGGGATATGCAGATCGAAAAGATGCTGGTCATCCATTCACCGGGACTGGCGTGAAGCTAAAAGACAAAATACCAAAAGGCCCAAAAGCCCAAAGGCGGATTCCAGTTGGATTTTTGGCATTCGGGCTTTTGGGCTTTTGTTCCTCCCTTTTCGCGGCTTCGCCGTTTGATCATTACGCGGCGTTGCTGGATACTCTGTGCGGATCACATTATGCGGCGGGGGATTCGATTGCGGCGCAGATCGAGCAGGAGAATCCGGGACATCCGGCGGCGATGCTGGCACACGCGGGGGTGAAGGCGTTCTATGCGGTGGACATTACCGGCGGAAGTGAAGACATTGATGTGCTGGCCATGCTCGATTCGGTGGTGCACAGGGCCGAAGAATACAAGGAGCATCCCGGCGAGGATCAGGCGTCGCTGTCGTTTATCCGTGGCTGTGCGCTGTTTGGACGGGGACTGATTCTCTCGCGGCAGGGGAAAGTGATGCAAGGCATTCCGCTGGTGGTGAGAGCACGGCGGGAGTTCGGGCATGTGATCGATCTCAAATCGGATTTCTATGATGCCTATTTGGGGCGCGGCGCTTTCCGGTATGTGAAGGTGGTGTTTCTATCCAAGTACGACCCCTTCCGCCTGGTGACCAATGAAGCCGAGGCGCGGCACGATGTGGATATTGCCGTGCGCAGCGCGACCTTCACGCACTGGCTGGCGGTAGATCTCTTGGCGTGGTTGGGACCGTCGCGCAAGCAGTTTGCTCTGACAGACAGTCTGTGTGCCGTCGGCCTCGAACGCTTTCCCGAATCGCGCACCTTTCTTTGGCCGCTCAGTTTCTCCCTGATGGACCAGCATAAATACGCGGACGCGGAGAAGGTTTGTCTCGATCTATTGCACCAGTACCAGCAGATCCCGGAAGATCACGGCTTTGAGTTGCTCTGGCTGTATGATTGGCTGACGGTCTGCGCCGATAGTCAGGGCCGTTCGGATGACGCCTTTTCTTACGCTCAAGCCGGTTTGGCCGTGCCGCATTCGCCGTTTTCTGCCGTTCAGCGCAAGGACCAGCTTCGAAGGATGCGGGAGCGCGTGAACCGCTGATCCGATCACACCTGCTTGAAGAGGCTATTTCGAATGTTATAGAGGCACCCTCGGGGATGCCTCTTTTTTGTTGGCAAATATGCGGAATTATGCACAAAAGCAAAGTCTGACGGATAATTCACATACAGTCGGCTCAGGACACAATAGGATAAATGGCATATAGATGTCGTATTTATAGTTATCTAAGCCCGCGACACTTGACAAGTGGATGCAATTATCATAATATTAATGCGAGCTTATTTTTTCGTCACGCAATTGTGGAAGCCTATAGAATATCGGATTTTTGATATGTTATGGAATTAAAGCGCGAGGAGAGAGCCATGCGGTTGTTGAGTCTGTTGATGATGTTGGGAATGAGTGTAGTGGTGGCCTTTGGCCACACAACCTACACCGGTTATTCCGGGGCACCGGGGAGAAGTACCTGTGCTTCATCCTGTCATGGCTCCGGTACGGGGACAATCACGGTGAGCGGCTTCCCCACCAGTTACACTCCGGGGCAGGCGTACACGGTGACCGTCTCCCGCACGGGCACGACGGCGATTGCCAACTTCAATGCTTCCTGTCGCGTGGGCACAGGTTCGACCAATGCCGGAACTATCGCCGCCGGGACAGCCACATCCACTTATAATGCGACGGGCGAAACCAACGGAGTTCACTTCACCGCCGGGCAGCAGGCGCTGGGCACGTTCTCGTGGACGGCACCGGTTGCCGGGACGGGGACGGTGCGGCTCTATCTGGGTGGACATCAGGGGACAACCCCCGACGATCCGAACAATGCTTTTGTGCTGGTGGCTACAGAAGCGGTTCCTCCTCCCGGAGCGGCGACTAACCCGTCTCCGGCAGATAATGCCATCGGCGTCGCAATGAGTCCCGCCTTGAGTTGGACTGCAGGAGCGGGAGCTGTGTCACATGATGTTTACTTTGGCAACAGCAATCCGCCGGCGTTCATCGGCAATCAGGCCGGGACAGCCTACTCTCCGGGAATGCTGAACGGCGGAGCCACTTATTTCTGGCGGATTGACGAGCAGGGTCCGGGCGGAACTACCGCCGGTGCTGTGTGGCAGTTTACGACGATGGTTACCGGACTCATGCCGCCGCAGAATTTAGTCATTTTGCAGGATCAGCCGCTGGTGCGGCTCTTCTGGAATCCTGCGCCGATTTCTACAACCTACATTGTTTACCGTGGTACCAGTTATGGTTCGGCCATGAGTGCCATTGGGTTTACGGCGGATACGTCCTTTGTGGACAGCAGCGGGCTCGCAAGTCCAGATCTTAAAGCTTTTTACTCCGTGACTGCATCCACACCATAGGTCTGGATTTCTGTGCTCGAGTGTCAGAAGGAGTCCCTCCCCGGGGGCTCCTTCCCGTTTGTTCAATGAATGAGAGACAGGTTAAAATCGTACATACAACTCTCATTCAGCGATTATTTTACAGAACACTCTTGACATCTTTATCCACATAGCATAGTTTATAGGTGGCTGCAGGGTCTCCTGTTCAGTGGCACATGGTGAAAAAGCGGATGCAGGACAGGATGAAAGGAGAACCCTATGCGAACACGGTTTGCAGTCTGGATGCTGATTGGCTTGTTTTCAGCCTCACCGGCCTTTTGCCACCATTACTATACGGGATATTCCAATGCTCCGGGCAGTTCGGGGAGCTGCGCGGGGAGTTGTCATGGCGCGGCGGGCGGAACAGTCTCGGTAACCGGATTTCCCAGCACCTACACGCCGGGGCAGACCTACCTGATTCATGTCGCCCACGGCGACGGCGGAGTGATTGCCAATTTCAACAGTTCCTGCCGCATCGGCACAGGGAGTGCGAACGCCGGGAGCATGGCGGGCGTGGGAAATACGCAGAC harbors:
- a CDS encoding SagB/ThcOx family dehydrogenase, which translates into the protein MSLEHPTARALKTLVLPPPNFKSSFSVEQALHVRRSIREYTSDPLTLQQFSQLLWSCQGITSQEGFRTVPSAGAIFPLEIYAVVSHVDGLAPGIYHYLPGLEAHVVEQIVLGDFGEKLFDLSTKQDFIKTVGVNLVLGTVTARMEKQYGGMALRYVLMEMGHAVQNVHLQAEALGLGSVAVGYLNEDAVKEMLRMESDPLYMVSIGKKRG
- a CDS encoding aldehyde dehydrogenase family protein, which produces MADLFPLVVPGAATRGKPLEVHAPYDGHLIATCETADWAAADKALSTAEALYRHRDQWLPLPERLAILNGLMSLLQQHQEELALEAAREGGKPLMDSRIEAARAVDSIRVCIETMRTDYGHGIPMNLNAASKNRLAVTRFEPIGPVLALSAFNHPLNLIAHQVGPAIAAGCPCIVKPAEATPLSCIRFVRMLYEAGLPEEWCQCVIAENLDVVQKMVADPRVAFVSFIGSARVGWMLRSTLAPGTRVALEHGGVAPVIVSSDASLEEAVPMIAKGGFYHAGQVCVSVQRVFVHESIAHSFAEKLAERAKKMKIGDPTLPETEIGPLIRKSEVGRVDEWIKEAVQGGAELLCGGKKISDSCYEATVLYNPPAQARVTREEVFGPVVCVYPFADLDEAIARANDSPFAFQSAVFTKNLDTALRCYARLKSSAVMVNDHTAFRVDWMPFAGLEQSGHGVGGIPYTIRDMQIEKMLVIHSPGLA
- a CDS encoding alpha/beta hydrolase, producing the protein MVSWLLCSCSLDSFLFNQKKIDRYDLSTAVIPESNRAMYTFDSEGNTLYGFYTFRTDSLDTGYTVLYCHGNKENIEEYWDRVELFYKMGIRCFIFDYRGYGRSEGTPSASGLYADGRAALDYVVNTLHADTTRLFFYGYSLGNVVSIDLAAASAHSYPLCLIAEAPFASGEALFHTATPLDLPGSFVIDDNMDNASRIRAIHTPYLQLHGDADDYVPWQTNGRLVYENAPPPKTLDLIHDATHTNVPQTMGFENYAAAIRNFLLSSTPH
- a CDS encoding cupin domain-containing protein gives rise to the protein MAEEYNAPTAEALNLAELVQYGDGSVVSRTLIKRPTGTLTLFAFDKGQELSEHTAPFDAIVQVLDGEAELIIGGKSVPTAAGQTAIMPANIPHAVKAVQKFKMLLIMIRS